One Chryseobacterium wanjuense genomic region harbors:
- a CDS encoding T9SS-dependent choice-of-anchor J family protein produces the protein MKLKLLLGTLMFAAVTAHAQVATLNENFNNFTPGNTTFPQGGWSAVVAAPTATPPPVSPRMIVAADANDANNKMVQSYAGNNGAAPSYLISPQIVAPAGDKTLTFDTTLVSPSPGPGTIQIGLASNPTDMSTFVPVGNPITVATIGTVQNISVNIPASASQYLVFRFTPSATHVAVQIDNVVYNTSTTLGVSDQLKSKEEIRFAVNSDNTALQFVTRKDPKNIQVYSAGGQKVAEGKLTGQLFDISTLQTGVYYMLIETAEGNAVKSKFIKK, from the coding sequence ATGAAATTAAAACTACTTTTAGGAACTTTGATGTTTGCTGCTGTTACAGCTCATGCACAAGTAGCTACTCTTAATGAAAATTTCAACAACTTTACCCCCGGAAACACCACTTTCCCACAAGGAGGATGGTCTGCAGTGGTTGCAGCTCCTACAGCCACACCTCCACCTGTATCACCAAGAATGATTGTAGCAGCTGATGCCAATGATGCCAACAATAAAATGGTGCAATCTTATGCCGGAAACAATGGTGCCGCACCATCATATTTAATTTCACCTCAGATTGTAGCTCCTGCAGGAGACAAAACATTAACTTTTGATACAACATTAGTTTCCCCGTCTCCGGGTCCGGGAACCATTCAGATCGGATTGGCTTCAAACCCGACAGATATGTCGACTTTCGTACCGGTAGGAAACCCAATCACTGTTGCAACCATCGGAACTGTACAGAATATCAGTGTAAATATTCCTGCTTCTGCTTCACAATATCTGGTGTTCAGATTCACTCCATCAGCGACGCACGTTGCTGTTCAGATTGACAATGTGGTGTACAACACCTCTACAACGTTGGGAGTTTCTGATCAGTTAAAATCAAAAGAAGAAATCAGGTTTGCTGTAAATTCTGACAATACTGCTTTACAATTTGTGACCAGAAAAGACCCTAAAAACATCCAGGTGTATTCTGCCGGCGGACAAAAAGTGGCAGAAGGTAAATTAACCGGACAACTATTTGACATCAGCACTCTTCAGACAGGCGTTTATTATATGCTGATCGAAACTGCAGAAGGAAATGCGGTGAAATCAAAATTCATTAAAAAGTAA